The window GTCGTCATTCGTCGAGTTGTAGATAAATGTTTTTAAAGAGCGGATTAAGCCGAGTCAGTAGCGGAATCAAATACACAAGTCGTAATCAAATTTCGAAATATTACCAGTCAAAGGACAGAGGAGGCAGACTCAATCAGATCAGATCGGAGGTGAGGAGCAGCGAGAACAAACTACAAATTAATATAACTCTTAGTTCGTATCGAATAATCCAATTAATACGAGTCATAGTTGTATTTTAAACTAGCCCAAAAAAGCATAAGCAGCCCATTGAAGCACTCGAATTCAAGAGTCGAGCTAGAGCAGAGGAAGCATTTCGGAAACAATGTgccaaaatttgtttttagataAAGAGAAGGGAGAACCCCGTATGGAATTACGACTATACAATAAATAAGCGAAAGCCACGCAAGCCAGTTAATAGCAGACATTAATTATGAGCATACAAATTAGAGAGATTCCACAGCCACACGATATAAAGTCACAGATTAAGGTGTTCACTTCGGAAGGACTTCAGTGTCAAGTCCCAAAAGATAACAATTCATTTCAAATCAAATAAGAACTAAGCACTCTTTGTTTATATAGCAATTGCAGCGATTTAGTCGGTTTTTATATGCATTTATTTGTACGAAGCAATGAAATGGTTTATTACATTCAACATCGAATTTTACGAATTTATTGAAACAACAGCAAGTTGCGACTGGTGGGTGCATGCCTCGCGGGTGCATGCCCCGCAGCAAATATGCAAAGTCTACAAATCAAAAGAGAAATTCAACTTACAATTAATAGATCACAATCAAAAAGATGAACAAATACCAAGTACTATACGTGAGAGGGaataatttttatgtttaaCATATAATTAGCACAACAACTACAAagtaaaaactattaatgTAAAAACAatggcatttaaaaaatataagaaatatttaaaaataacagtTTGATCTTTTTATGGATGGGAAGGAATATTTTCGGAGCGAGAGGGACTCGCGGGAAAAATGGTCGTTCCAGGAGTCAGAAATCTAGACATCTAGAGATCTGTCCGTAATGTTGAGGGCTCTGATGTCGACGTCCTATTAGTCATTCGTCCTTCCAGGAATGCAAAGCAGAACTCTGAGAAAATGTCGACCGAAAAGGATTCATGTCAATAATCCTGGAATGACGGAGCAACACCCCAAAGCATGTTAACCGGAAAGGAGTCCAGCTGGTACTCCTGGAGCCGCTTTTAGAGGAACTCGAAAAAGGTGATTCTATTGGTGATCCTGGAATGGCGGATCCTGATATACCGTAGTTGTGGTACTGAGTAATGAACACTGTACGATTACTATAGTCGAGAGGTCTTGGCACTGGGTGCCTTCAGTAAGTAATAAAAAGCCTCCTTCCCCTTTTAAAGAACacccattccggaacccaataaaaatacctctttttaatttggatttctcatattttattacttttttttttgtctttttatttatgttcattcttaaaaataatcaatacTGAATCAAGCCAGGATACTCACACGGCAATCCTTACGGGCAGAGCCAGGGGTAGAGCTCCGCTGCGTCGGGAATCGGTGTAGGACCTGGAACGAGAACGGCCATGGGAGCGGCCCCGGGAGTGGCCACGGGAACGTCCTCGGGACCGGGATCGGTCCCGCTTACGATCGTCGCGGATGTGTCGCCGGCTCCTTGAGGTCAACTCCTTCTGGCGCTCCACAGCGATCAGCTCACAATCGCTATTCCCCGAACCGGAGCTGGAAGAGGAGGAGCTAGAGTGATGACCGTGTCTGGAGGCCTTGTGTCGGCGGCTTTTACCTCCTCCGGATCTGTGGTGCTTGGACTTGGTCTTCGTGGGGAGAGattcctgctgctgctgctgtttctgGATCTGCTCCATGACGTCGTTCAGCATCTTCTGGGCCATCTGCGCCTTGCGAATCAGCTTCTCCAGCGGCTGGGTGGCCATGTCCTCCACCTCCACGGGAGTGGCACGTGGGAGCTGGCCGCGACAACCTTGGCAGGCCTCGGGCACTGCGACTGCCGCAGTTGGCTCACGTTCCGCGTTATCTGGCTGCGACATTTCTGCACTAGTTTACACCTGACCCGATAAGAAATTCACTTGGCACCAATTTTCAGGGGCTATTTTTTATGCTAATACTCGTACTTCTGCTCTTGTAACTTACTGCTGCTTACTGCTGCTTACTGCTGCTGTATCACTGGGACACTCAACTCGACTGGTTTCTGTGCTGCACCGACCCCTGATTTTATAGGCAACTTAGGCGCCAACCTTATCTCGAAATTCACATTTCAAATGTTTGCTTAAATACGATATCTGTTTCTTGCGCTTCGGGTGAGGTAATCAGGCTTTTTATAGATAATCGCTTGTATCACGTGTTTTcaattatataatttcatGTTCCATCCTAACCtataaagtatttaaaaaattaatgaaattcaACTTAAGATATAAGatataaattttctttatttttgttgggatttcttttttaaatatacaatttttttaaaatatattctaCCTATTTAAGAAATGATGAAGtctcatttttttaaagattataAAGAATGAGTCATGTgtctatttataaaaatatgatttatttacAGTGTATCAGGCTATTTATAGATAATCGCTTGTATCCcatgttttaaaaattatataatttcataTTCAACGTAACCTAtacaatttttcaaaaatttatgaaattatCTGTTGGGATTTCTTTCTTAAagctaaaatttattttataatataccccattaatattttttataaagatGTAAAGAATGATGTCATATGtctatttatataaaatgaTTTCATTATGTTGTGatattttgaatttcaaattcaatatGCCGACTACGGTTTAATTTATCGAGCTAGTTCCAGGGTTCATTTGTTTTTCCATTCCACAAACCTCCTCGTATAAAACATAAAAGGTTTGTGTCTCTGCTGTGGAACTGGGCGAATCTGATATATTTCCCTTTTCGATTTTCTGGTCCCTCTAAAGTATCTAGCCATGTTATTATCCGTCAGATACAGTATGGTCAATCTGAAAGATGCAAAATCTATTTAAGCAACCGCCGCTcccacaacaacaaaaagatTGAGAGTGCACTACAGCGGCGCGCATAAATCGAATCGAAGCCGTGTTTTTATTTCGGAATTGAAAACACTCAACCGTCAGAATATGAATATCCAAAAAAGTGCGCTCTAAGAGAAAATAGACTGCTATTTCCTTTTGGAAATTCAGGTGTcggaaattcaaaaaattgtcCAGTGAGCCCGGGTGGCAGTTGGCTCCTCCTGCAAAGTGTTGTGGCGAACGGGTTTTCCAATCGCAGCCTTAAGGCTAAAAACAAGGCTGCGAGCCCAGTTCCAGCCGAAGCCTCCAACTGAAAATTAATCAATGTGTTGCAAGTTTTAAATCGCGGATCCACTTTTCGAATCGATTTTTCCTTTGAGCTCGGCTGCAAATAAAcgctgtgtgttggtgtgcgtcggtgcgtgtgtgtgtgagcgaGTCCTGGCAGGACCAGACCAATACAAGCAAGCGGGCGTTTACCTAAGCGAAACGGGAACAAAGGGAGAGAGGCGGCAAGCGGCAGGACCTCCTCGTCCTTGATCACGTTTTCACCTTATCCTGTTCGCTCTCTTCCTCCAGCTGCCGCAGCTGTCTCGAATATTTCGAGGAGTACACGGTGGCGTGGTAGAGAGAGTGACGATATCGCCCTCCCGGTTTCTCCTGTTTGTGCATTCAATTTGCACGAATTTCAGGCGGCACAAAAATTCGCATATTCCGTCCGCCAAAACGCCATCCACTTCGCACTCCCCCAGCGAGCGAGAGCAATAATAGAATTATCAGCCGCTGGCGAAACTCACAAGCAAAATTTAAAACGAAAAGTAGTACGACTCGACAACGAAAAGAGAATGCCCTGGGAGGCCGCTAACCCGCGACCCTCTGACATTTCCATCGTCGCCCACTGAAGGAGCTCTACGgggaaaaaaatcaacaacaaaataatataaaatacagAATAACAAACCGACAACccgacaaacaaacaaacaaacgacCAGCGAACGAGCGAATCGACGACTCCAGCAGCCCAGCCGCTGGCACAGTTTCCTCCTGCAACTCCAACTCTCTGTGGGTGAGTAGCTACAGTAGAGCCTGCTTCAGACAGAAGGGGCTCAAGCTGTATAGTACTTAAAGGATACTAGAATAGAAGTCCTTTTTCTCCATAGAACTCATAACATTTAATGATATAAGGTGCCTACCATTGGCatcattgcttttaaaaccaTTGTTGGTTAAGACACTATCCTTTTTTCtcaattaaaacttttttctcaattttgtaatatcaatacaaaaatataGATAGTTTCAAACCAAACTATGTACGCCAGTAACTCCATCTCACTTCCATAAACTCCAATCAAAAATGCATTACAATCTTTCAAGTTCACTCGACTCGAAGCTCGACTGTAACTCATTTGCGGGTAGAAAGCGGTTATCGAATATGAGCTGCGGCTTCAGTGGGTTTCTGTCCGATGGATTCAGGCTGGGGCTGCCGCTGGGGCTGGGGGTGGTGGGTCAGAGGTGGCACGGCTCATGTCTTGTGGCGTCGTGCGGCTTTAGTTTTTAGCTGAAATTAAAAAAGGTCAGGGCAACGCGACCCGGGGCTTCTGTATTTTGTATCCTAGCCACGTAGTCCCCAACGCCGGATACCATCCGCTTCATTATGCCCCGTTAATAGT of the Drosophila ananassae strain 14024-0371.13 chromosome 2R, ASM1763931v2, whole genome shotgun sequence genome contains:
- the LOC6507639 gene encoding arginine/serine-rich coiled-coil protein 2 isoform X1, translating into MSQPDNAEREPTAAVAVPEACQGCRGQLPRATPVEVEDMATQPLEKLIRKAQMAQKMLNDVMEQIQKQQQQQESLPTKTKSKHHRSGGGKSRRHKASRHGHHSSSSSSSSGSGNSDCELIAVERQKELTSRSRRHIRDDRKRDRSRSRGRSRGHSRGRSHGRSRSRSYTDSRRSGALPLALPVRIAV
- the LOC6507639 gene encoding uncharacterized protein LOC6507639 isoform X2, with translation MSQPDNAEREPTAAVAVPEACQGCRGQLPRATPVEVEDMATQPLEKLIRKAQMAQKMLNDVMEQIQKQQQQQESLPTKTKSKHHRSGGAPVRGIAIVS